A segment of the Arachis hypogaea cultivar Tifrunner chromosome 5, arahy.Tifrunner.gnm2.J5K5, whole genome shotgun sequence genome:
TAGAGATACCTAAACTGGAGAAACACGGGGAAAATTAGGGAGAGAAATAAGTTTAGGAACAATAATTTCATTTCTATATATAAGTTTAATTCTGCAAAACATGATGCACAACAAATGTTGATTAACCAGCAGTGTAAATCACATACTTAATCATAGCGGTTAAAGAAAAACTAAATAACCCAAAGGGAAATGACAAACCCATAATCCTGTTATGAAATGGGAATGAGTCAAGGAACAGACTTGTGTGTGAATgaagattttgtgattttttcctcttcaaatatttttacttttgtttaTTCTGGTTTCATTTTATATAATCAAGCATAAAATAGTCTAAGTGTGGTTTTAGGTTGAGAATTAAGGTTTCTGGACAGACTTGACTGAATTATTAATTGTGATGTTCttaaagtaaaatatttattgGATAGTAAATTAAATGTTTGATATACAAACAATGAATGTCACACTATGCTCCGTTTAATAGTCATATTGAATTATTAACCTTTATATCGTGTTAGCAATGGATAAGCATGTAAACAGAAAAATCTGCATGCAGTCTATAGTGTGCCTCTCTTCGTCTAAGCACATAAAGACAGCTAGTATCATGCATAAGATTTTGGAACTTGAATGTGATTCTTcttaaccccccccccccccccctcttctttttcctctcttttccaatttttttttctttctaattttttcttttctttctttttgttttctctccTTTTCTGATGATGCAAAATACTATTCAACTAGTTTGATTGTCAAAATTATGTCTATTCATTCTAAGGGTGCTTTGGAACTAAACATGAATCATCTCCATTGTTTGCCTTTGCAGATTCCATGCTGTTGCATACCTCCAGCAAACCTGGTGGTTTGAAGTCATTGGGGAAGTTGACTTTCCCTTTCCTGCCGGGACATATAGCCTATTCTTTAGAATCCATTTGGGGCGAGCTGGCAAGAGGTTCGGTCGACGAGTCTGCAACACCGAGCATGTTTATGGGTGGGACAAAAAGCCCGTTCGGTTCCAGCTATGGACTTCAGATGGGCAGTATGGTTCATCCCAATGTTTCCTGAAAGAACCTGCCAAATGGAGTTTTTATCATGCTGGCAATTTTACAGTTGTCAATGGCAATGtatcaacaaaaattaaattctcTATGACTCAAATTGATTGCACACACACTAAAGGTGGTCTATGTTTAGATTCTGTGCTCATATACCCAAGTGAATTCAGAAAGGTAAAAGCATTTTTGAATCACTCCTTAGCTTCATAGATGTAGTGTGCATCTAATAATATATAGTGCTTAGTGCGGCGTCAGGGAGAGTAGAGAATCGAGTTTTTATATGGTTCTTCGAGTATTAGACTTTTGTAGGAGCTGGGAGGTGATGTATATAGGTGTGTAGTTTGTCAGTTTGAAGGATGGTTCTTTTATTCATACCTCCGAACGGTACACTTAAGAATAGTTTGCGTAGAGATCTGGGGTGGAATGGAGATTTGAACTGGGCTCATATTTTTGGGTTGACCGTCTGGTTGCTCCTATTTCCAACTCTGTAAGGCTTAGCAAGTTGAGACAGTACGCGGACCTCTCTCACCCAAGTGAGTTGGATGTATTGGTGTAGAAGTACATTGCTCTAGGTTGGTTCATTTAGCAGCTTCTGTTTGTTGCATTGCGCAGCGTCTCGGGAATGGACTGTGTTTCAACAATGGTACTCGGTAATTTTGTTTACAATGTAGTTTGGGAGAGTGGTTTGATAGGATAATGTTGCCCAGTTGTGGTGGTATTCAGAATCTCCTTCAATGGAGTTGGTCGTGTGTTGCAGATCAAGACCTACATCAAGGGTATTCTTGTTGCGGATAGGCTTTTCAATTATGATCCGCCAAAAAGATGTTGCTGGATTTTTCTTCAACATGTAATGGCTAAACGTTCTTGTTTAGGGGTCTGTTCTTGTTTAGGGGTCTGTTGTCAGTTACTAAACTTATAAACAAAAccaatattgtgttatttgtggcAGATTGAACTAGTCGTTCGTTTGAATGTTTTAATGACGTTGACTCATCTTACATATTCTTATATTATTAATGGGACCCAAGTCCTAAGAAAACTAATATTGTGCTATTGTGGCAGAATGAATGAGTCGTTAGTTTGAATGTTTTCATGAcattcttttatcttatcttacaTATTCTTATCTCTTATGAGAAATGACAcactgattttttaataaaaaactcTTCTAGAAAGcaactcttttctctctctcttttttcctttcttcaaatATATCAAACCAAAAAGATAATACTGT
Coding sequences within it:
- the LOC112800822 gene encoding F-box protein PP2-A12; the protein is MGILFSSTYARKAPPSSPTLADLPESCVASIIGYMDPPQICKLAMLNRTFRAASSADFVWESKLPPNYHVLIAEIFDQSVQNNHSKRAIYASLCRLNSLDEGNKKVWLDRSTGKLCMCISSKGLSITGVDDRRYWNRIPTEESRFHAVAYLQQTWWFEVIGEVDFPFPAGTYSLFFRIHLGRAGKRFGRRVCNTEHVYGWDKKPVRFQLWTSDGQYGSSQCFLKEPAKWSFYHAGNFTVVNGNVSTKIKFSMTQIDCTHTKGGLCLDSVLIYPSEFRKVKAFLNHSLAS